GGGCATCGGCGAAGTCTGGCCGTTACCCGAGGTCGAGGAAACAGCGGAGGCCGACCGAGTCGGGGAGCCGGCCGGCGCACGTGCGGGCATAGTCGAGATAGGCGCTGTCGAGTGGGGCCGAGGTGTAGAGCTCGTCGCAGGCCTGGTTGTTGCCGCGTTCGCAGGCGTCCCAGAGCAGGTCGAGCGTGGGGTCGTCGCCGTAGGTGTCGATCGGATCGCCGCTCGTGTCGCCGCCGTCTGTCCCGCCGGCGCCCTCGATGCAATCGGCGGCGGCGGACACCGGATCATCGTCGGCCATCCTGTCGATCACGCAGATCGCCTGGGCTTCGGTGATCGCCGTACCCGCCTCGGCCGATGCGTCGATCACGCTCTGCACGAAGGCGGGCACGCTCGCGAGGTCCTCGACGCAGGTGACCGCGATGGCGAGGAGTTCCGCGTCCTCGTCGCCGGTGACCGTCCCATCGACGATGGCGAGCGGCTCGATGCCGGTGGCGATGAGTTCCTCGAGGATGCAGCGCTGTTCGTCGTCGGTGAGGTCGGCATCGATGAGGGTGCCGATGGCCTCGGCCTGTTCGGGGGTCGCTTCGGGCCCCGCGTCGTCGCCGCAGGCGCCGGCGATGACGACGAGGGCAGCGGCGATGCAGAGGGTCCGGATCACGAGCGCACCTCGTCGCCGATGCCGATCGTGCCGGGCCGGGAGACGACCGCCCCGATCGAGAGCGTCGAGTTCCGCTCGGCGTTGACGGTGCGCAGCACGTCGAGGTCCCGATCGAGGTCGGGTTGGGGTCGGGTGACGATCACGCAACGGCTGATCGGTTTGGTGACTGTGAGGCGACACGACCCGATCGTGATGTCGGCACCGACGAGGTCGTCCTCACCCGACCCGTCGACGACGAGATTGGCCCGGAATCGGCGCACGTCCCAGTCGCCGAGCGAGTCTCGACTGACCAGCGACACGCGGCTGCGGGAACTGTCGTGCCACGCGTCCCCCGGGCCCTGCCAGCTCACCCAGTCCGTGTCGTTCTCGAAGTCGAGCGGGTTCTCGTAGGTCCCGCCCTCGGCGCCGGCGGCCGAGGCCAGGGTCACGGGGCGGTCGAGCCATTCGGAGAAGTCGTCGCTGGTGCGCAGCTGGTCACCGGATTCGATGGTGACCACGGGAGCGCCGTCGACGATGCGCGCCGAACCGAACAGGAGCCGGGGTTCGCGCCGGGCGGTCAGCACGTTGCCCGTGGCATCGTCGACCAGACCCCATCCCCGGTCGTGGACGATGCCGGTCTCGCCGACATCGGCCGACTCGAGTCGTTCGCCGCCGACGGACTTGATGGGATATCGCCAGATCTCCAGAACTCGCACCCGGCGACGGTAGCGCCGTCGCCGGGCGACGTTGCCTCGGGTGGGGGCGAGTGCCCCCACCCGAGGAGTCCTCAGTCCTTCAGGCCTCGCTTGATGGTGGTCATGCCGAGACCCATCATGATGAGCGCGAGGGCCGCAGCGATCGCGGGTGCCTCGTCGAAGCCGGTGACCGCCAGCTGTTGGGCGCCCTGGACCTGTGTGGCCACGGTCGTCGTCGGCGCGGCGGTCGTGGGCGTGGCGGTCGTGGTCACGGCGGCGACGTCACCGTTGTCGTCGCACTCGGTGCCGAAGCCGTCGCCGTCGGCGTCGACCTGGTCCGGGTTGGCGATGAGCACGCAGTTGTCCACGTCGTCGTTCACGCCGTCGCCATCGTCGTCGTCGTCACATTCGTCGCCGGCACCGTCATCGTCGGTGTCGAGCTGGTCGGCGTTGGCCGCCGACGGGCAGTTGTCGTCGGCATTGCTCACGCCGTCACCGTCGGTGTCGTCGGCGCAGGCATCGCCGATGCCGTCATCGTCGGTGTCGAGCTGGTCGGCGTTGGCCGTGTTCGGGCAGTTGTCGTCGGCATTGTCGACCTGGTCGCCGTCGATGTCGGGGTCGCACGCGTTGCCGATGTCGTCACCGTCGGTGTCGAGCTGGGTCGGATTGGCCGTGTTGACGCAGTTGTCGGCGTCGTCCTTGATGCCGTCACCGTCGGTGTCGGGAATCGGCGGCACCACGGCGATCTGGATGGGATCACCGAAGGGTGTGAAGGTCGCATCCAGTGCCGAGATGGTGATCGCGCACGGGTAGTTGCCGGGCCAGACACAGGTGGTGTCGTTGATCCCGATACCGGTGTTGATCCACGGATAGTCGATCACGTAGTCGGTGCCGTCGACGGGAGCGTTCACCAGCTTGACGTTGGCGATCTCCGGGAGACCCCAGCAGTCGTCGGCGCCGCGGGTGGCCTGATCGGCCGCCGGGATCGGCGTCCCATTGGCGAGTGCGTTGCCACACGCGGTGACGGCGAGCAGGGCGGCACCGTCGTAGCCGCCGGCACCGTCGATGGTCACCCTGATGACGCTGCCACCGACGACGTTGGTCGTACCGGTCGCGCTCACGGTCGGTGCTGCGCTGGCCACCCCGATGCTCGCAAGGAGCATCGCCGTCACCATCGACAGGGTCACCGCAAGACGAGTCCGGCGTGACCGGACACGATTCGTGTTCATTGTTCTCCCCCCAAGGAGTGCAGATCCGGATCATCCGGATCTCATTTCACCACTGGGGAGAGTTTGCTCGCCACATAGAGTGGCTGTCAATGGTGATGTGCACGTCGGTGAGAGCGGCGTCGTCGGGTCACCTACACTCCTGCCGTGATCGGTCGTTGGGTGACACACGCCCTCATCTACCTCTCGGCCTGCTCGACGATCTCCCTGGTCTGGGTGCTGCTGACCGCGGGGACGGTCGACGACCTCAAGGACTACGGCCGGACCCCCGGTGATGCGTTGACCCTGAGCTTCTGGCCCGTCTGGTTCTGGCTCCTGTGGGGAACGGCCGTCGCCATGCACCTCGCCGTCGTCGTCGGGCGGCTGGTCCCCCGGCGCCGCCGCTCGGGTCCCCGGGGCGCGGTGAAGCGCGCGGGCAAGCGGCACGTGGTCGCCATGTTCACCGACCTGTCGGGGAGCACCCAGACCAACGAGCGTCTCGGCGACGAGGCGTGGGCGGCGCTCGTCAGGGACCATCGCCGCACGGTTCGTGAGCTGATGGCGGTCTACGGCGGCAAGGAGGTGAGCACCCAGGGCGACGGGTTCTTCGTCCGGTTCCACGATCCGGGATCCGCTCTCGAATGCGCGACCGCGTTGCAACTGCGCTGCCGTGACGAACGCGCCAAGGGCGCACCCCTGCCTCCGGTGCGCATCGGCATCCACCAGGGGAAGGCCGTCCACGGCGACGACGACGTGCTCGGTCAGGTCGTCAACACCGCCGCCCGGCTGCTCGAGGTCGCCGCACCCGACGAGATCGTGGTCACCGAACCGGTCGCCGACGGCGCCGACCCGGCGATCCTGGTGGATCGCGGCCTCGTGACGCTGAAGGGGATCGCGCAGCCGCGGCATCTGCTCTCGGTGCGGTGGGACATCGATGCCTCGCCGGACACCGCCCGGCGCGACGAATGACCACGTCGACCGACGGGCCGATGTGTCCGTGTGGAAGCGGTCGTTCGTTCGCCGAATGCTGCGGTCCGGTGCTCGATGGCTCCCGTCCGGCAGCGACCGCCGAAGCGTTGATGCGATCCCGCTTCACGGCGTTCGCGGTCGGCGACGTCGACCATCTCGAAAGGTCGTGGGCGCCCGAGACTCGACCGTCGGAGATCCGCGTCGACCCGGCCCGGCGGTGGACGCGCCTCGAGATCCTGTCGGTGGTCGACGGTCGCGAGTTGGCGGCGACCGGCGTGGTCGAGTTCCGCGCGCACTACGACGTCGATGGCGTCACGGGTCGACTGCACGAGCGGAGTACCTTCCGTCGCGAGCACGGACGCTGGGTCTATGTCGCCGGGGCACTCGACGGAGCCGCCGGCGACTGACGTGACGGTCAGGCGACGGTGTCGACCAGCGGGCCGAGCAGGTCGCGGATCGAGGTGATGCCGAGGGCACCATCGGCGCGGCGCACCAGGAGGTGCCGCACACCGGCCGTCCGCATCGTCTCGGCCGCATCGGCGATCGTCGTGGTCGATGCCACCTCGATCACGTCGCGGGTCATCACGTCGACGGCCCATGCGTCGACGTCGAACGCGATCGCGTGCACGATGTCGCGCTCGGTGAGGATCGCCACCTCACCGTTGTGATCCTCGATCACCAGGGCACCGACGTCGTTGCGCGACATGTGCCGGGCCAGGGTCTCGAGATCGGCGGACGGGCTCGCCGTCTCCATGTCGAATGCCGTCACTGCGGCCACGGGACTCAGGGCGTCGATCTTGCTCGCGTGCTCTGACATGAGGCGACACTAGGACCGGCGCGCCCCGCCGTGGGAGGGTCGTAGGTCCTGTCCCGCCAAAGGGTGCGTCGCGCTACGGTCGCGCCGGCCGACGACGAAGGACACGCGCCGTATGGAGACCACCAGCGAGGAATGGGACGCGATCGTCGTCGGCTCCGGACCAGGGGGGCTCACCACGGCCGCCTGTCTGGGGTCCAGCGGCCGGCGGGTCCTCGTGCTCGAACGCCACGACGTCGCCGGCGGTAACACCCAGGTTTTCCGGCGCCACCACGGCGACGACTGGTACGAGTTCGATGTCGGCGTCCACTACATCGGCGAATGCGGACCGGGCGGCCTGTTCACCAACATCTTCCACGCGCTGGGCGTCGGTGATCGGATGCGCTTCCGTCAGCTCGACCCCGACGGGTTCGACACGCTGCACTTCCCCGACTTCGAGTTCCGCGTCCCGGCCGGGTGGGAGGAGTACGAGCGGCGCCTGATCGAGCGGTTCCCGGCCGACCGGGCCGGCATCGAGCGCGCCATGCACGTCCTGCGGACCGTGGCGGAGGAGAGCCGCCTGATGTTCGGCGAGGACCGCGAGACGTTCGACCGGTGGGCGTTCCGCCCCCTTTCGGAGCTCTTCGAGGAAGCGGAGCTGTCGCAGGAGGCGTGCGCCGTGCTCGATCACTGGTCGGGTCTCTATGCCGGCGGTCCCAAGCAGAGCGCGGTGATCATGCACGCCCGGATGATCGGCCACTACATGGGCGGCGCCTACTACCCCGAGGGCGGTGGGCAGATGATCGCGGCCCGTCTGGTCCAGGCGGTCGAGGCGACCGGGGGTGAGGTGCGAACGCTGTCGCCGGTGCGCCGGATCGTCGTCGACGACGGTGTCGCCACCGGGGTGGTGCTCGACAACGGCGACGTGCTCCGGGCGCCGATCATCGTGGGCAACGGCGACTATCGCCGCATGGTGACCGATCTCGTCGGGCCCGAACATCTCGCCCCGGCCACCACCGCGTGGGCCGAGGAAGCGCAGATGACGCTCGGGCTGGTCTGTGTCTACGTCGTGGTCGACAAGGAGATGGACGGACCCAACACGAACTACTTCGTGTTCCCCGACTATCGCACCGACGAGCTCTACGAGACCCTCGACGGTGGTGAGTTGCCCGACGGCGACGTTCCCTTCGCCTACGTGGCCATGGCCTCCCGGAAGGACCCGGGCAATCTCGAGCTGTGCCCACCCGGTCAGACCAACTTCCAGATCATGACCCTCGCCCCCCGGGGCTACGACTACTGGGGCGTCGATGAAGGGCCGGCCGCCGGCGGTGCGTACCGGCGGAACGAGACCTATCGGGCCCGCAAGCAGGAGCTGACCGACCTGCTGCTCGACGCGGCCGAGAAGGTCCTCGGGCCGTTCCGCGACGAGATCGTCCATTGTGAAATGGCGACGACGCTCAGCCACGAGCGCTACACCCACAGTTCGGGCGGCACGAGTTATGGCTACATGCACTCGCCCGAGCAGAGCGGCGTGAACCGGCCCCAGTACCGCACCGAGATCGACGGCCTCTGGGTGGTCGGGGCCAACACCGCCGGCGGCCACGGGATCGCCGGCGCCATGAGCGGCGGCGTGTTCTGCGCGAGCGACATCCTCGGCCGCCCGCTCATCGCCGAGATGTTCCTCGGCGAGCAGCTGATCGACCCGGCGACGATCCCCGCCGATCCCGATGGGTTCGACCCGCTCGAGTACTGCCGGGGCGAGAAGCTGCGGGCCCGCCGTGCCGATGTCGCCGCCGCCCAGCGCGAGAAGCGGCTGACGCGTCACCGGCGCTGACGTGTCCGGCGGAGGACCGCGGCGACGTGGCAGGGTCTGGCATGGATCGACTCGATGTCATCGGACCCGCCTTCCTCGAGATGGCGCATCGCATCGTGTGGTGCACGGTCGCCACCGCTGACCCGGGGGGCGGCCCCCGCACCAGGATCCTGCACCCGATCTGGGAGTGGGACGGCGAACGGCTCACCGGCTGGGTCGCCACCGGGCCGACCCCGGTCAAGACTCGTGGCCTGGCGGCCGATCGGCGCGTCTCGTTGACGTACTGGGACCCGACCCAGGACACCTGCACGGCCGAGTGCCATGCCGAGTGGATCGCCGACGAGGAACGCGAGGCGCTGTGGCGCCGGTTCGCCGACGGGCCCGACCCCGTCGGCTACGACCCGGCCATCATCCCGCCGTGGGCCGACGGCCCCGGCTCGCCGGCATTCTCCGGCTGGAAGCTCGATCCGTACCGTCTGCGGGTGATGCCCGGGTCGGCGATGCTCGACGGTCAGGGTCTCCTGGTGTGGCGGAGCAACGACTGAACGGGACGTTCGGCACTGAGCCCCAGGCCCGCGCGGGCAGACCATCGCCACCATGAGCAACCGGCCGACATCGCCCACCCTGCAGTTCCTCGGAGCGACCGGCACCGTGACCGGCAGCCGGTTCCTGGTCGACGCGCCCGACCGGCGCATCCTGGTCGACTGCGGTCTCTTCCAGGGCCTGAAGGCCGATCGGCTCCGCAACTGGGGCCCGTTCCCGGTCGACCGCGCGACGATCGACGAGGTGGTCATCACCCACGCCCACATCGACCACAGCGGCTATCTCCCGCGGCTCGTGAGCTACGGGTTCCACGGCCGGGTGACATGTACCGCCGAGAGCGCGGCGTTGATCGAGATCCTCCTGCGTGACAGCGGACGGCTCCAGGAGGAGCAGGCCGCCTACGCGAACCGCGTCGGTTCCAGCAAACACGACCCCGCGCTTCCCCTCTACACCCAGGCCGACGCCGAGGCCGCGTGCGAGCTCCTGTCGCCGGTGCCGATGGGCTCGACGGTGGCCCTCGGCGAGCACGCCGAATGCACCCTCGACCCGGCCGGTCACATCCTCGGCTCCTCGACGGTGCATCTCTCGTTGCACGCGGCCGATGGGCAGGTGACGCGCCTGCGCTTCAGCGGCGACCTCGGACGACCGGATCATCCGCTGCTACGCCCTCCGGCGCCGGTCGGGGCCGCCGACGTCATCATCGTCGAGTCGACCTACGGCGACCGTGCACATCCCGACGACGAGGGCGAGATCGCCCGGTTCGCGGAAGTGATCCGCAACACCGCCGGCCGCGGCGGCACCATCGTGATCCCGGCGTTCGCCGTTGATCGCACCGAGGTGGTGCTGCACGCGTTGGAGAAGCTCGAGACCGCCGGCGAGATCCCCGATCTGCCGATCTTCGTCGACAGCCCGATGGCGCTGTCCGTGCTCGACGTCTATCGCGAGGCGATCGAGTCCGGCTCGCTCGAACTGCGCCCGGGGGTCGAGGCGCTGGGCGCATTCGACACGGGCCGCATCACGGAGTGTCGGAGCACGCAGGAATCGAAGGCACTTGCCGAGCTCACCTACCCGTCGATCATCATCTCGGCCTCCGGGATGGCATCGGGGGGTCGGGTGCTGCACCACCTGGCCCGGCTCCTGCCCGACCGCCGCAACGCCGTCGTGCTCACGGGCTTCCAGGCCGAGGGCACCCGCGGCGATCGGCTCGAACGCGGTGAACGGGCGATCAAGATCTTCGGCCGGTATGTGCCGGTTCGGGCCGAGGTCGAGGTGCTCGACGGCTTCTCGGTCCATGCCGACGCCGACGAACTCATCGACTGGCTGGGCACCGCCGAGTCGGAACCGGACTGCTGCTATGTGGTCCACGGGTCGACGTCGGCGAGCGCAGCGCTCGTGGAGCGGATCTCGTCGGAACTCGACTGGGTCGCCGTCGCGCCGAAGCCCCTCGAGAAGGTGATTCTCTGAGCCGGCGGATGTCGGAACCACTCAGCGTCGGAAGCGCCGTTGCTGACTGTCGCTGTGGGTTGTGCGCACCCACGGCTGGTCACGGTCTCCCGCGACGTCGTCCAGCTGCGGGTCGTCGACGTTCGGCGCGGCCTTGCGGTGGCGGTGGCCGGGGGCATGGACGGGGTCGGGACGGGACCGTCGCCGGAATCGCTTCCATGCAGCCCCGGCCGCTGCGGCGCCCGCACTGATGACGATGACTGGCCGAGGGATCGATGATGGTTTCCATGTGGCCATGGCTGCATCATCCGCCGTGATGGCCATCGGGACGAGGGTCGAACGTCCCACCGCGGTCGGGGCGTGATCCGACGGTTCAGGCCGTCAGCGAACGAGCCAGCAGATCCACGGGAATGAAGTCGACCCGACTGCGGGTCCAGGGCTGACCCGACTCCGGGTCGTAGTCCGGCGGGAGTCGGATGCCGTCGGGCACGGCGGCATCCAGTCCGGCGGCGGTGGCCGTGAGCACACACCGTCGCGCGTGGTCGGCGTGACCGATCACGCCGGCGAACCCGATGCCGACACCGGCCTCGCGTGCCAGGCGCAGTCCCTTGTCGATCACGCCGGCGGTGCTCAGGTAGACGATCGAGCCGTCGCTCGCCTGGTCGGGTTCGACCGAGATGGCATCGGTGATCCCGAGATCGTGCAGCACCCGGGCAACTTCCCACTGGGCGACGACCGGCACCGGATGGTCGGCCACGAATGCCGCAGCAGCGTGGGCCAGCGCTTCGTTCACCGGCCCCGGTTCCAGCTCGGTCATCGGGGGGATCTCGCCGGCTTGGATGGGCGCACGGTGCGTAGCGAGGCGGTAGCCGAAGGCCAGAACCCACAAGCTGTCGACCCGATCGGCAACGATGCGGGGCGCGCGGTACGAGAGAAGATCCGAGCCGGCGATGTCGCCGCCGGTCCGCTCGACGAGCCGGTCGATGGTGTCGTCGGCGATCGCGGCGGTGATCCTGGCCGCGATGTCGGCATCTCCGAACTCGTCGCCGAGTCGGTGCTGCAACGCCCGGCGGGATCGGTCGTCAGTCACGTCGGCGAACCTCGCGGGCGAATGTGGTGGAGCTGATGGGAATCGAACCCACGACCCCCTGCTTGCAAAGCAGGTGCTCTAGCCAACTGAGCTACAGCCCCGGAGACATGGAGGCTAGCGCCGCGAAGAGTGGCCGTGGTCGGGGATCCATCAATTCCGGCGGTTCACGACCGAACGTTGTGGGAGGGTGCGTCGCGACGGAGCGGCGAGGACGGCGAGCACGTCGCCCCTGCACACACACCCCTGCACACACAAAGGAACTCCCAAGATCATGAAACTCACTCGAATCGTCCTGCTGGGCCTCGTGTTCGCCCTGTTCGCCGGTGGTTGTGGTGACGAAGGCAATGTCTTCTCGCTCAAGGTCGGCGACTGTTTCACCTCGGTCGAGGCGACGGAAATCTCTGACGTCCCGCTCGTCGACTGTTCCGAGCCGCACGAGCACGAGGTCTTCGCCGTCTGGAACATCGGCGACACGCTGCCCTCGCAGGACTCGATGAACCAGGGCTGTATCGATCGCTTCGAAGAGGCCATCGGCCTGCCCTTCGAGGAGTCGGCGATCTACGCGTTCGCGATCACGCCCACCACGGAGAGCTTCGACGCCGGTGACCGTGAGGTCATCTGCTACAGCGCGGAACCCGACGAGGACGGCGAAGTGGCACAGGTCACCGGCTCCGTGCTCGGCTCCAACCGCTGACGATCGGCTCGACCCCGGGTCCGGTGACCGGGCCCGGGGGGACCACCCGTCGAAGCTCACGACGGACCGCTCGACGGGATCGCCGGTCATGAGACGAACCACGAGTGGCGAGACGCGTGGCGCGAGACTTCCTCCATGACGGAGATGTCCGAGCCTTCCCGCCGCCTGGCCGACGCGTTCGACGGTCTCCTCGATGAGCTGCGTTCGGCGGCGGAGCGTGTCCGCGCCCACCCGTTCTATGCCGACGAGGCCAACCGGGCCGGGGGTTACGCGTTCCTCGTGCATCTGCTGCTCTCCCGCCTCGAGGAAGAGGTGATCCACGATGCCGCCTTCCCGACCTTCCGGGTGCTCGACCCGCGGACACGGGAGGGCGCCGACAATCCTGATCAGCGCTACCTGATCTCCCGCATCGACGGCGGGGAGACCTACCGGATCTGGGGGCGGATGGGCGCGGAGCGCCGCGTCGAGCTCCAGATCTACGCGGGTGCGCCCTACGACTTCGGCAGCGGAGGCCGATCGGCTGGGTTCCTCGCCCACGAAGATCTGGTGGTGGCACCGGACGGGACCTTCGAAGTGATCGCTTCGCCCGAACCACGGCCCGGCAACTGGATCGAGAACCCGGCCGACGCGACGAGGATCCTGGTCCGACAGGTGTACGGCGCCTGGACCGACGCCGGCATGGGCGAGATCCACATCGACCGCATGGGCCACGAGGGCGATCTCCGACCGCGGCTCGAACCCGCCGAACTGGCCGACCGCCTGGCCACCGCCGCCCGGGAGGTGGGCCGCCATGTCGACATCTGGCCGGAGATGGTGCGCAACCTCAACGTGGAGGCCATGCCGCCCAACACCATCGGCGTGCCGATGGATCCCGGCGCGTCGGGCGGCGTCGCCGGGCGTTTCATGGCGTTCGGGCACTGGGAGTTGGGCGACGACGACGCCCTCGTGATCACAACGTGGCCGGCCAGCGGAAACTACCAGGGGATCCAGTTGGCCGACCTCTGGTGGTCGTCGCTCGAGTACGCCAACCGCCAGACCAGCCTTACCGGCGATCAGGCCCGGCCGGGGTCGGATGGTTCGTTCACCTTCGTCGTGGCGCACCGTGACCCGGGTGTGGCCAACTGGCTCGACACGACGGGTCTCCCGCGGGGGTCGATCGTGCTGCGCTTCGACGGAACGATCGAAACCGCGTTCGACCCCCAGGAGCGGCCCGTGGCGCGTCTCGTGCGGTGGGACGAGCTGGACGAGGTGCTCGGACCCGATGTCCCTCGTGTCACGGCGGCCGAACGACAGTCCGACATCGCGGCGAGGCGCCGGCACGTCCAAGTCCGATTCGGTACGTGATCGACCGGCGGACTGGCGCCGATTGCATCCGTTCGTGGCGGCGCCGGGACCTCCTGCGATGGTCGGCCTCGTCGAGAAAGTGGCAGTATCGCTGCCATGGACTCTCGTGCGCTCAAGACCAATTCGATGGACGACTTCGACCTGCGGATGTCGGAGGAGAGTCGTCCGTTCTTCAACCAGGTCGTCGAGTTCCTCGAGACGGTCGTCGAGCCGATGCAGCGAGAGTTCGCGAAGGCCGGTGAGGGTCGCGCCGACCGCTGGTCCTACACCGATCGCCAGCTCGAACTGCTCGAAGGTGCCAAGGACGAGGCCAAGGCCCGGGGGCTGTGGAACTTCTTCCTGCCCGACACCGGCCAGGGTCTGTCGAACCTCGACTATGCGTATCTCGCGGTCGAGCTGGGCAAGTACCCGCTGGGGTCCGAGTCGCTGAACTGCTCGGCGCCCGACACCGGCAACATGGAAGTGATCGAGCGTGTCGGCACCCCGGAGCAGAAGGAGCAGTGGCTCGAGCCGCTGCTGCGGGGCGAGATCCGCAGCTGCTTCGGCATGACCGAACCGGGTGTGGCGTCGTCCGACGCGAAGAACGTCCGTACCCAGGCGGTGCGTGACGGCGACGAATACATCATCAACGGCGAGAAGTACTACATCTCCGGGGCCGGCGATCCCCGCTGCAAGATCATGATCCTGATGTGTCAGACGAGCCCCGACGGGCCGCCGCATCGTCGCCAGTCGCAGATCCTCGTCCCCATGGACACGCCCGGTCTCGAGATCCTCGGCCCGATGCACGTCTTCGGGCAGGACGACGCTCCCCACGGCCACATGCACATCCGCCTCACCGACGTGCGGGTACCGGCGTCCAACATCTTGTGGGACGAAGGCGAGGGCTTCGCTATCTC
This is a stretch of genomic DNA from Acidimicrobiales bacterium. It encodes these proteins:
- a CDS encoding MOSC N-terminal beta barrel domain-containing protein — its product is MRVLEIWRYPIKSVGGERLESADVGETGIVHDRGWGLVDDATGNVLTARREPRLLFGSARIVDGAPVVTIESGDQLRTSDDFSEWLDRPVTLASAAGAEGGTYENPLDFENDTDWVSWQGPGDAWHDSSRSRVSLVSRDSLGDWDVRRFRANLVVDGSGEDDLVGADITIGSCRLTVTKPISRCVIVTRPQPDLDRDLDVLRTVNAERNSTLSIGAVVSRPGTIGIGDEVRS
- a CDS encoding adenylate/guanylate cyclase domain-containing protein, producing MIGRWVTHALIYLSACSTISLVWVLLTAGTVDDLKDYGRTPGDALTLSFWPVWFWLLWGTAVAMHLAVVVGRLVPRRRRSGPRGAVKRAGKRHVVAMFTDLSGSTQTNERLGDEAWAALVRDHRRTVRELMAVYGGKEVSTQGDGFFVRFHDPGSALECATALQLRCRDERAKGAPLPPVRIGIHQGKAVHGDDDVLGQVVNTAARLLEVAAPDEIVVTEPVADGADPAILVDRGLVTLKGIAQPRHLLSVRWDIDASPDTARRDE
- a CDS encoding YchJ family metal-binding protein; this encodes MLDGSRPAATAEALMRSRFTAFAVGDVDHLERSWAPETRPSEIRVDPARRWTRLEILSVVDGRELAATGVVEFRAHYDVDGVTGRLHERSTFRREHGRWVYVAGALDGAAGD
- a CDS encoding CBS domain-containing protein — translated: MSEHASKIDALSPVAAVTAFDMETASPSADLETLARHMSRNDVGALVIEDHNGEVAILTERDIVHAIAFDVDAWAVDVMTRDVIEVASTTTIADAAETMRTAGVRHLLVRRADGALGITSIRDLLGPLVDTVA
- a CDS encoding NAD(P)/FAD-dependent oxidoreductase; amino-acid sequence: METTSEEWDAIVVGSGPGGLTTAACLGSSGRRVLVLERHDVAGGNTQVFRRHHGDDWYEFDVGVHYIGECGPGGLFTNIFHALGVGDRMRFRQLDPDGFDTLHFPDFEFRVPAGWEEYERRLIERFPADRAGIERAMHVLRTVAEESRLMFGEDRETFDRWAFRPLSELFEEAELSQEACAVLDHWSGLYAGGPKQSAVIMHARMIGHYMGGAYYPEGGGQMIAARLVQAVEATGGEVRTLSPVRRIVVDDGVATGVVLDNGDVLRAPIIVGNGDYRRMVTDLVGPEHLAPATTAWAEEAQMTLGLVCVYVVVDKEMDGPNTNYFVFPDYRTDELYETLDGGELPDGDVPFAYVAMASRKDPGNLELCPPGQTNFQIMTLAPRGYDYWGVDEGPAAGGAYRRNETYRARKQELTDLLLDAAEKVLGPFRDEIVHCEMATTLSHERYTHSSGGTSYGYMHSPEQSGVNRPQYRTEIDGLWVVGANTAGGHGIAGAMSGGVFCASDILGRPLIAEMFLGEQLIDPATIPADPDGFDPLEYCRGEKLRARRADVAAAQREKRLTRHRR
- a CDS encoding pyridoxamine 5'-phosphate oxidase family protein translates to MDRLDVIGPAFLEMAHRIVWCTVATADPGGGPRTRILHPIWEWDGERLTGWVATGPTPVKTRGLAADRRVSLTYWDPTQDTCTAECHAEWIADEEREALWRRFADGPDPVGYDPAIIPPWADGPGSPAFSGWKLDPYRLRVMPGSAMLDGQGLLVWRSND
- a CDS encoding MBL fold metallo-hydrolase — translated: MSNRPTSPTLQFLGATGTVTGSRFLVDAPDRRILVDCGLFQGLKADRLRNWGPFPVDRATIDEVVITHAHIDHSGYLPRLVSYGFHGRVTCTAESAALIEILLRDSGRLQEEQAAYANRVGSSKHDPALPLYTQADAEAACELLSPVPMGSTVALGEHAECTLDPAGHILGSSTVHLSLHAADGQVTRLRFSGDLGRPDHPLLRPPAPVGAADVIIVESTYGDRAHPDDEGEIARFAEVIRNTAGRGGTIVIPAFAVDRTEVVLHALEKLETAGEIPDLPIFVDSPMALSVLDVYREAIESGSLELRPGVEALGAFDTGRITECRSTQESKALAELTYPSIIISASGMASGGRVLHHLARLLPDRRNAVVLTGFQAEGTRGDRLERGERAIKIFGRYVPVRAEVEVLDGFSVHADADELIDWLGTAESEPDCCYVVHGSTSASAALVERISSELDWVAVAPKPLEKVIL
- a CDS encoding septum formation family protein, which gives rise to MKLTRIVLLGLVFALFAGGCGDEGNVFSLKVGDCFTSVEATEISDVPLVDCSEPHEHEVFAVWNIGDTLPSQDSMNQGCIDRFEEAIGLPFEESAIYAFAITPTTESFDAGDREVICYSAEPDEDGEVAQVTGSVLGSNR
- a CDS encoding acyl-CoA dehydrogenase family protein, which gives rise to MDSRALKTNSMDDFDLRMSEESRPFFNQVVEFLETVVEPMQREFAKAGEGRADRWSYTDRQLELLEGAKDEAKARGLWNFFLPDTGQGLSNLDYAYLAVELGKYPLGSESLNCSAPDTGNMEVIERVGTPEQKEQWLEPLLRGEIRSCFGMTEPGVASSDAKNVRTQAVRDGDEYIINGEKYYISGAGDPRCKIMILMCQTSPDGPPHRRQSQILVPMDTPGLEILGPMHVFGQDDAPHGHMHIRLTDVRVPASNILWDEGEGFAISQLRLGPGRIHHCMRGIGAAEKALDLMCRRGLTREAFGKPIAKLGGNTEIIGRARAEIEAMRMMVLRAAKAMDTLGNQEARIWISAIKAMVPERVCKIIDQAIQMHGATGVSQWTPLAGMYASQRTIRLADGPDEVHWMVVGRAELSSYDGLEIPLNPTSHADPAFTAMWDDDATFSFSGP